In a genomic window of Gloeocapsopsis dulcis:
- a CDS encoding response regulator: MTHTSIATIVTYIATYNTQLVILSIIVASVASYTALNLAERVTVAQGSARKLWLAGGAIAMGVGIWSMHFIAMLAYELPIPMTYDIPTVLISMVAAVLASGLALFIVSCQQMEWLQLLLGSIFMGVGIASMHYIGMGAMRVEAIAQYDLRVVGFSVVIAICVSAVALWLAFQLRAQTTLIGNLRKLGSAIIMGNAVAGMHYTGMAAVSFQPLPMDIHFGDVVRPSHTMDNSLLAFEIGIATLVILTLAVLAALFDQRITAETAKAEALRQSEERFRSLVQNSSDIIVVTAADSTICYISSSVKQILGYESEDWLNKEAFEYVHPDDFAKAENLLTETLDFSATTITSEFRLWHADNSWREFEVIANNLLANPRVAGIVITYRDITERKRAEAALHESKRQLQDQSAVLMELARRKTFSCGRNLNVAIREITEATTNTLKIERASVWLYNDDRSKIQCIDLYEWNKNHHSQGIELAAVDYPAYFQALKEERTIAAHDAHTDLRTKEFSQFYLSPLGITSMLDAPIWLGGEMVGVVCQEHVGSAREWTLEEQNFAGSIADLISLAIKGWERQQAEVALQQAEAKYRSIFENTVDGIFQTTVDGRYISANPALARIYGYESPQELIANLCHIEQQLYVAPHRRAEFVCQMQQDGAVSGFESQVYRQDGSIIWISENARTVRDASGTFLCYEGTVEDITERKQAEAELQKAKESAEAANQAKSEFLANMSHEIRTPMNGVIGMTGLLLNTELTPQQQDFVETIRSSSDALLTIVNDILDFSKIESGKLDLEQHPFELRTCIEEAFDLLAPNAAEKGLELAYLIAPQVPKTILGDVTRLRQILVNLLSNAVKFTEAGEVVVSVTAHPVEAISPLERIHKCQDKLPLPEVPWIKYELCFAVKDTGIGIPEDKINRLFQSFSQVDSSITRHYGGTGLGLAISKRLSEMMGGRMWVESQVGQGSTFYVTAIAASALELLQVDSDSLQPQLAGKRLLIVDDNATNRKILLLQAQSWGMVARAAQSGTEALDWICQGDSFDIMILDMQMPQMDGLTLASEIRKQPNCQELPLVMLTSMGRQKMGAQAAEVNFAAFLNKPVKQSPLYNALSQALGEQSIKVRLQDTHKAARKQNIPRLAEQLPLRILLAEDNVVNQKVALLNLQRMGYRADVAGNGLEVLQALRRQPYDVVLMDVQMPEMDGLTATRHIRQEWSQSQRPWIIAMTANAMQGDCEECINAGMDDYLSKPIRVEEMFQSLSNCQTSSFQGSAIDTKALQSLRDMAGENAPEMLVEVIDSYLEDAPKLLHAISTAIAQGDAAALRQATHTLNSTSATLGATTLSKFCKELEVTGRAGTIEGASEKLPQLAAESERVKAALQVERQQYQV; the protein is encoded by the coding sequence ATGACTCATACTAGCATCGCCACGATAGTTACTTATATCGCCACCTATAATACACAACTGGTTATCCTTTCAATCATCGTTGCGAGTGTTGCCTCTTACACTGCCTTGAACCTAGCTGAACGAGTCACAGTTGCCCAAGGAAGCGCTCGAAAGCTCTGGTTGGCTGGAGGCGCGATCGCGATGGGAGTGGGTATCTGGTCTATGCACTTTATCGCAATGCTGGCGTATGAATTGCCCATCCCAATGACCTATGACATTCCAACAGTGCTGATTTCAATGGTGGCAGCTGTTCTTGCTTCTGGACTGGCTCTATTTATAGTCAGCTGTCAGCAGATGGAATGGCTACAATTGCTGCTTGGCAGCATTTTTATGGGGGTAGGGATTGCTTCTATGCACTACATCGGTATGGGGGCGATGCGGGTGGAGGCGATTGCCCAGTATGACCTCAGAGTGGTTGGGTTCTCTGTCGTGATTGCGATTTGTGTATCCGCAGTTGCCCTCTGGTTGGCATTCCAACTTCGCGCCCAAACTACACTAATTGGGAATCTGCGGAAGCTCGGCAGTGCAATCATTATGGGGAATGCCGTTGCTGGAATGCACTATACAGGAATGGCTGCCGTCAGCTTTCAGCCACTTCCCATGGATATCCACTTTGGGGACGTGGTTCGACCATCCCATACAATGGATAATTCTTTGTTAGCATTTGAGATTGGCATAGCGACGTTAGTTATCCTAACTCTGGCAGTGCTTGCTGCCCTTTTCGATCAGCGCATCACTGCTGAAACTGCGAAAGCCGAAGCCCTGCGCCAAAGCGAAGAGCGCTTCCGCTCCTTGGTACAAAACTCATCCGATATAATCGTCGTTACAGCAGCCGATAGCACCATTTGCTACATAAGTTCGTCCGTCAAACAGATTTTGGGTTATGAGTCAGAGGATTGGCTCAACAAAGAAGCTTTTGAATACGTACATCCCGACGATTTTGCCAAGGCAGAGAACCTTTTAACGGAAACCCTCGATTTTTCAGCCACAACCATTACATCTGAGTTTCGACTATGGCATGCAGATAACTCCTGGCGGGAGTTTGAAGTCATTGCTAATAATCTTCTGGCTAACCCAAGAGTGGCTGGTATCGTCATCACCTACCGCGACATCACTGAGCGCAAGCGGGCAGAGGCAGCCTTGCACGAAAGTAAAAGACAGCTTCAAGATCAGAGCGCGGTACTGATGGAACTGGCAAGGCGCAAGACATTCAGCTGTGGAAGAAATTTGAATGTTGCTATTCGGGAAATTACGGAGGCTACCACCAATACCCTAAAAATTGAACGAGCCAGTGTGTGGTTATACAACGACGATCGCTCAAAGATTCAATGCATCGACTTGTATGAATGGAACAAAAATCATCATTCACAAGGCATTGAGCTAGCAGCAGTAGATTACCCTGCTTATTTCCAGGCGTTGAAAGAGGAACGCACGATCGCAGCGCATGATGCTCACACTGACCTTAGAACCAAAGAATTCTCCCAGTTTTATCTTTCTCCGCTGGGTATTACATCGATGTTGGATGCACCAATTTGGCTGGGTGGTGAAATGGTGGGAGTTGTTTGTCAAGAACATGTAGGATCTGCGCGCGAGTGGACATTGGAGGAACAGAATTTCGCTGGCTCCATAGCAGATTTAATTTCCCTAGCAATAAAAGGTTGGGAGCGTCAGCAAGCAGAAGTAGCATTGCAGCAAGCGGAAGCGAAGTACCGCAGTATCTTTGAGAACACTGTCGATGGTATCTTTCAAACTACAGTGGATGGTCGCTACATTAGCGCTAATCCTGCCCTAGCTAGAATTTATGGTTACGAATCTCCTCAGGAATTAATAGCTAACCTCTGCCACATTGAGCAGCAACTTTATGTTGCGCCGCATCGTCGTGCCGAGTTTGTTTGCCAAATGCAACAGGATGGTGCCGTTTCAGGGTTCGAGTCGCAGGTGTATCGTCAAGATGGTAGCATCATCTGGATTTCGGAAAATGCTCGCACTGTTAGGGATGCAAGCGGGACTTTCCTGTGCTACGAAGGCACTGTTGAAGATATTACCGAGCGCAAACAGGCTGAAGCAGAACTGCAAAAAGCTAAAGAATCTGCCGAGGCTGCTAACCAGGCTAAGTCTGAATTCTTGGCAAATATGAGCCACGAGATCCGCACTCCTATGAACGGGGTAATTGGCATGACAGGACTACTCCTCAATACGGAGTTGACTCCCCAGCAGCAAGACTTTGTTGAAACAATTCGCAGCAGTAGCGATGCTCTACTCACAATTGTTAATGACATTCTGGACTTTTCCAAAATTGAGTCAGGCAAGTTGGATCTAGAACAGCATCCTTTTGAACTGCGAACCTGCATTGAGGAAGCTTTCGATTTACTAGCTCCCAACGCAGCAGAAAAAGGTCTTGAGTTGGCATACCTCATTGCTCCGCAAGTTCCCAAAACGATTTTGGGAGATGTTACTAGACTGCGCCAAATTTTGGTAAATTTACTCAGTAATGCAGTTAAATTCACAGAGGCTGGGGAAGTTGTGGTTTCAGTAACTGCCCATCCTGTAGAGGCAATATCTCCTTTGGAGAGAATACACAAATGCCAAGATAAATTGCCCCTACCAGAAGTCCCATGGATCAAATACGAACTCTGTTTTGCCGTCAAAGATACTGGCATCGGCATTCCTGAAGACAAGATAAACCGCCTGTTTCAGTCTTTCAGTCAAGTTGATTCCTCTATTACTCGGCATTATGGAGGCACAGGGCTGGGTCTTGCGATCAGCAAACGCTTAAGCGAAATGATGGGCGGCAGGATGTGGGTCGAGAGTCAGGTGGGTCAAGGATCTACCTTCTATGTCACTGCGATCGCCGCATCAGCTCTCGAATTATTACAGGTTGACAGCGATAGTCTTCAACCGCAGTTAGCCGGAAAGCGATTGCTGATTGTGGACGATAACGCCACTAACCGCAAAATTTTGCTGCTACAAGCGCAATCCTGGGGGATGGTGGCTCGTGCGGCTCAATCAGGTACTGAAGCACTGGACTGGATTTGCCAGGGAGATTCCTTTGACATCATGATTCTGGATATGCAGATGCCGCAGATGGATGGTCTGACCCTGGCATCAGAAATCCGCAAGCAGCCAAATTGCCAAGAGTTACCTTTAGTGATGTTGACTTCCATGGGTAGGCAAAAGATGGGTGCCCAGGCTGCCGAAGTGAATTTCGCTGCCTTTCTGAACAAGCCAGTTAAACAATCCCCGCTCTACAATGCCTTGAGCCAAGCATTAGGCGAACAGTCTATCAAGGTGAGGTTACAGGATACACATAAGGCAGCGCGTAAACAAAATATCCCTCGGCTTGCTGAACAGCTTCCCCTACGGATTCTGCTAGCTGAGGACAATGTAGTGAACCAGAAAGTCGCGCTGCTGAACTTGCAGCGCATGGGATATCGGGCAGATGTAGCGGGTAATGGTTTGGAAGTACTGCAAGCTCTACGCCGTCAACCCTATGACGTGGTGCTAATGGACGTGCAGATGCCAGAAATGGATGGATTAACAGCCACTCGTCATATTCGCCAGGAATGGTCGCAGTCACAACGCCCTTGGATTATTGCCATGACAGCCAATGCGATGCAGGGCGATTGTGAAGAGTGCATTAATGCGGGTATGGACGATTACCTTAGTAAGCCTATCCGAGTGGAGGAAATGTTCCAAAGTCTGAGTAATTGTCAGACAAGTAGTTTTCAGGGTTCAGCGATTGATACCAAAGCACTGCAATCCTTACGGGACATGGCGGGTGAAAATGCCCCAGAAATGTTGGTTGAGGTGATTGATAGCTACCTTGAAGATGCTCCCAAACTCCTGCATGCTATTAGTACAGCTATTGCTCAGGGGGATGCAGCGGCACTGCGACAGGCCACTCACACCTTAAATTCAACTAGTGCAACCCTCGGTGCTACAACTCTCTCTAAGTTTTGTAAAGAGCTAGAAGTAACAGGTCGCGCTGGAACGATTGAAGGTGCATCGGAGAAACTACCGCAGCTTGCGGCTGAATCTGAAAGAGTTAAAGCAGCTTTGCAAGTAGAGCGTCAACAATATCAGGTATGA